A portion of the Eriocheir sinensis breed Jianghai 21 unplaced genomic scaffold, ASM2467909v1 Scaffold27, whole genome shotgun sequence genome contains these proteins:
- the LOC126991387 gene encoding adhesive plaque matrix protein-like — MSKFSKHVSYDFAYSVRDDDTGAAYSHAEERTGNKTHGEYRVSLPDGRVQVVSYVADENGYQAKVSYEPASPPQEVHRALKYGPGSGKHRQFAPRTYRGRQRRPKIYKNPRTRPSNIHQGPEHSFLSEPFSSHISAREDESHLFETPPSYLPFSKKEDEASSLPLSKATDFYLPKSLSFYLPTPKEEDFYPQESSSSYFPTSKKKALDIPEASSSTFPQSTEEPNLHKHSLSSTSEPKSAYVTESTTPSHYLSPKTSSYYDPYATDSPSFPGPPVIAKLMDKVLETVQSPYNFSPYRNNTLEVTTYRPRHQNPDTFPSSSILSGKNSSPIFRTINQTTSSPLKLPEVTSYMPSRLSIPSPVSPARKLTEEENNTTQPFNTLSVNTASPTRSSLSHPLPPSYPLSSEILKSHSPHPSTAPPYYVSIPVPYTPAPSYRESSPLSNSPPQPPYFGPKYRSYFSGPSYPPRITGLPSRLSTIQIPLES; from the exons atgtcaaaattttct AAACATGTGAGCTACGACTTTGCCTACAGTGTACGGGACGATGATACTGGGGCGGCCTACAGTCACGCGGAGGAGCGGACGGGGAACAAGACACACGGCGAGTATCGTGTGTCTCTGCCTGATGGCCGTGTGCAGGTGGTGTCGTATGTGGCAGACGAAAATGGATATCAAGCTAAGGTATCTTACGAACCAGCCTCTCCTCCCCAAGAGGTTCACAGAGCCCTCAAGTATGGCCCAGGGTCCGGCAAGCACCGTCAGTTTGCTCCTCGTACTTATAGAGGGAGGCAGCGGCGACCTAAAATATACAAGAATCCACGCACAAGGCCGTCTAACATACATCAAGGCCCTGAACACTCCTTTCTTTCTGAACCCTTTTCTTCGCACATTTCCGCAAGAGAAGACGAATCTCACCTTTTTGAAacccctccctcttaccttccgTTCTCTAAAAAGGAAGACGaggcttcctcccttccattgtcAAAAGCAACGGATTTCTATCTTCCTAAATCCCTGTCCTTCTACCTTCCCACACCAAAAGAGGAAGATTTCTATCCACAAGAATCCTCATCCTCCTACTTTCCGACATCAAAAAAGAAGGCCTTGGATATTCCTGAAGCTTCATCCTCCACCTTTCCACAGTCAACGGAAGAACCTAATCTTCATAAGCACTCACTGTCTTCCACATCAGAACCAAAAAGTGCTTACGTAACAGAATCGACGACACCGTCACATTATCTCTCCCCAAAGACTTCCTCGTATTATGATCCGTACGCAACTGACTCGCCAAGCTTCCCTGGACCTCCAGTTATAGCTAAGCTTATGGATAAGGTGTTAGAAACTGTACAAAGTCCTTATAATTTCTCTCCTTATCGAAATAACACCCTGGAAGTAACAACCTACAGACCTCGACACCAGAATCCAGATACTTTTCCCTCAAGTTCAATTCTATCCGGAAAGAACTCATCCCCAATCTTTAGGACCATAAATCAAACAACTAGTAGTCCCTTAAAGCTCCCCGAGGTAACTAGTTATATGCCCAGCAGGTTATCTATTCCATCTCCTGTTTCCCCTGCTCGTAAActaactgaagaagaaaataataccaCCCAACCTTTCAACACACTTTCTGTAAATACTGCATCCCCCACTCGCTCCTCACTttcacaccctcttcctccttcatacccTCTCTCCTCAGAAATTTTAAAGTCACATTCTCCTCATCCATCTACTGCACCGCCCTATTATGTTTCCATCCCCGTGCCCTATACACCAGCACCCTCTTATAGGGAATCTTCGCCACTATCTAACAGTCCACCACAACCTCCTTACTTCGGCCCCAAGTACAGGTCATACTTTTCAGGACCGTCATACCCTCCTCGAATCACAGGACTTCCATCTCGTCTTAGTACTATTCAAATACCTTTAGAATCCTAA